The genome window TCAATGCGATTACTTCCGCTCTTTATAATGGGTATCGATATTTAGATTGTGCCTTTAATTATGAAAACGAAGGTGCCGTTGGCCAAGCTATCAAGAACTCTGGAATTTCTAGAGGTAAGATAATCGTTGCTTCTAAACTACCTGGACGTCATCATCGATATCAAGAAGCAATTCAAACCATTCAAGAATCACTGTTTCGAATGAACCTTGACTATCTCGATCTTTATCTTATTCATTGGCCTGACCCGATCCAAGATCAATATGTTGAAGCTTGGCAGGCGTTAATTGATGCTCAAAAATTTGGATTGGTTCGCTCAATTGGTGTTAGCAATTTCTTACCTACGCATCTCGAGCGACTGGAAAAAGAAACTGGCATTCTTCCTTCCATCAATCAAGTAGAGCTGCATCCCTACTTTAACCAAGAAGAACAGCGAAAATATGATCAACGGCACGGAATTTTAACGCAAG of Xylocopilactobacillus apicola contains these proteins:
- a CDS encoding aldo/keto reductase, encoding MENFQLNDGLVLPAIGFGTYKLNGSLGVNAITSALYNGYRYLDCAFNYENEGAVGQAIKNSGISRGKIIVASKLPGRHHRYQEAIQTIQESLFRMNLDYLDLYLIHWPDPIQDQYVEAWQALIDAQKFGLVRSIGVSNFLPTHLERLEKETGILPSINQVELHPYFNQEEQRKYDQRHGILTQDWSPLARGRAVTDEKVITNLAAKYNKKPQQIILRWEIQLKTMPIPKSSTNEHQKSNLELFDFQLTDSEVEEINQLTRSNGRNKNQDPAVYEEF